One window from the genome of Treponema sp. OMZ 838 encodes:
- a CDS encoding ABC-F family ATP-binding cassette domain-containing protein translates to MITVSDVSLKFSEKPLFKDVNLKFTPGNCYGIIGANGAGKSTFLKLLSGELEHDSGEISITPGERMAVLRQDHFAFDEYSVKDTVYMGHPQLYKIMKERETIYEKEDFSEEDGIRASELEGEFADMGGWEAENQVEQMLSGLGLEEANHERMMSELDESQKVRVLLAQALFGNPDILLLDEPTNGLDLESISWLEEFLIEFPNTVIVVSHDRHFLNTVCTHICDIDFGKIRMYSGNYDFWYQMSQIMQRQARDQQKKREEKMKDLREFILRFASNAAKSRQATSRKKVYDKLALEELEVTTRKFPYVHFKPDREIGNNVVRVEKLNYISKEEGSGNGITLLKDFSLTVNRTDKIAFVGQEHNSKSAFFDIIAGVKTADSGDVYWGQTVTNAYLSKDNSSYFETDLNITDWLRQFSTEQDEAYVRGFLGRMLFTGDESLKPVKVLSGGEKVRCMLSKLMLSGANVLIMDEPTNHLDLEAITSLNEALIAFPGVVLFNSHDHEFISSIANRIVEITPGGVIDRMMPFDDYIRDEHVHELRNEYYGGTAKKILI, encoded by the coding sequence ATGATTACAGTAAGCGATGTTAGTTTAAAATTTTCGGAAAAACCTCTTTTTAAAGATGTCAATTTAAAATTTACCCCCGGGAACTGCTACGGCATTATCGGAGCAAACGGGGCAGGCAAGTCAACATTCCTCAAGCTGCTTTCCGGCGAGTTGGAGCACGACAGTGGAGAAATCAGCATTACACCGGGTGAGCGGATGGCGGTACTGCGGCAGGATCACTTTGCTTTTGATGAATATTCCGTCAAAGACACCGTATACATGGGACACCCGCAGCTCTACAAAATTATGAAAGAGCGGGAAACCATTTACGAAAAAGAAGATTTCAGCGAAGAGGACGGTATCCGCGCCTCGGAGCTCGAAGGTGAGTTTGCCGATATGGGTGGCTGGGAGGCAGAAAATCAGGTAGAACAGATGCTCTCCGGGCTCGGCTTGGAAGAGGCAAACCACGAGCGCATGATGAGCGAGCTTGACGAAAGTCAGAAAGTGCGTGTGCTGCTGGCACAGGCGCTGTTCGGCAATCCCGATATTCTCTTGTTGGACGAACCGACGAACGGTCTCGACCTTGAATCCATCAGCTGGCTTGAGGAGTTTTTAATTGAATTCCCGAATACCGTGATCGTGGTATCGCACGACCGGCACTTTCTAAACACCGTGTGTACGCATATTTGCGATATCGACTTCGGAAAAATCCGTATGTACAGCGGTAACTACGACTTCTGGTATCAGATGAGTCAGATTATGCAGCGGCAGGCACGCGATCAGCAGAAAAAACGCGAAGAAAAGATGAAAGATCTGCGCGAATTTATCCTGCGCTTTGCTTCTAACGCGGCAAAAAGCCGGCAGGCAACCAGCCGCAAAAAAGTGTACGACAAACTTGCCCTGGAAGAACTGGAGGTTACCACTCGGAAATTCCCGTATGTCCACTTTAAACCGGATAGAGAAATCGGGAATAACGTTGTCCGCGTAGAAAAGCTCAACTATATTTCTAAGGAAGAAGGTTCGGGCAACGGCATTACGCTGCTCAAAGATTTCAGCTTGACCGTGAACCGGACGGACAAAATCGCCTTTGTCGGACAGGAGCATAACTCAAAATCGGCTTTCTTCGATATTATCGCCGGTGTTAAAACCGCCGATTCTGGGGATGTGTATTGGGGACAGACCGTTACGAATGCCTACCTCAGCAAGGATAATTCCAGCTACTTTGAAACAGATTTGAACATTACCGATTGGCTGCGGCAATTTTCCACCGAACAGGACGAAGCCTACGTGCGCGGCTTTTTGGGACGGATGCTTTTTACCGGCGATGAGTCGCTCAAACCCGTTAAGGTGCTTTCCGGAGGAGAAAAGGTACGCTGTATGCTCAGTAAGCTGATGCTTTCCGGCGCCAATGTGCTGATTATGGATGAGCCGACCAATCACCTCGACTTGGAAGCGATCACCAGTTTGAACGAGGCGCTCATCGCCTTCCCCGGCGTCGTTCTGTTCAACTCGCATGACCACGAATTCATTTCGTCCATTGCAAACCGCATTGTAGAAATTACCCCCGGCGGTGTAATCGACCGGATGATGCCCTTTGACGACTATATCCGCGATGAGCACGTCCACGAACTCCGCAATGAATATTACGGCGGCACAGCAAAAAAGATATTGATTTGA